From Bordetella flabilis, the proteins below share one genomic window:
- the nfsB gene encoding oxygen-insensitive NAD(P)H nitroreductase, translating to MDYFTAAQNRYTTKAYDTSRKIPQAQIDGLLEALRQSPSSVNSQPWHFIIASDDAGKARIAKAAQGPYGYNAPKIMDASHVIVFAAATDITAAHLEAVLQREDRDGRFRVAGAREGQDKARKSFIDLHRYEQKDLQHWMEKQVYLALGTVMAGAPTLGIDTTPMEGFDFRLLDAELGLREQGYTSVVLLSLGYHGEKDFNARLPKSRLPRADIMTFL from the coding sequence ATGGACTACTTCACCGCCGCCCAGAACCGCTACACCACCAAAGCCTACGACACGTCGCGCAAGATCCCGCAGGCGCAGATCGATGGACTGCTGGAAGCCTTGCGCCAGAGCCCCTCGTCGGTGAACTCCCAGCCATGGCATTTCATCATCGCATCGGACGATGCGGGCAAGGCCAGGATCGCCAAAGCGGCGCAAGGCCCCTATGGCTACAACGCGCCCAAGATAATGGATGCCTCGCACGTTATCGTGTTCGCGGCCGCCACCGACATTACCGCCGCCCATCTCGAAGCGGTCCTGCAACGGGAGGACCGGGATGGCCGTTTCCGCGTCGCGGGCGCCAGGGAAGGCCAGGACAAGGCGCGGAAATCATTCATCGACCTGCACCGCTACGAGCAGAAGGATCTGCAGCACTGGATGGAGAAGCAGGTGTACCTGGCGCTGGGCACCGTCATGGCCGGCGCCCCGACGCTGGGCATTGATACCACGCCCATGGAAGGCTTCGACTTCCGCCTGCTGGATGCGGAACTCGGGCTGAGGGAGCAGGGTTACACCAGCGTTGTGCTGCTTTCACTGGGCTACCACGGCGAAAAGGATTTCAACGCCCGCCTTCCCAAGTCTCGCCTGCCACGCGCGGACATCATGACCTTCCTCTGA
- a CDS encoding accessory factor UbiK family protein: protein MNATQWMEDLQKNISDLIARSPAADIERNVRAMLTQGFSRLDLVTREEFDVQAELLARTIARADQLASQLTQLEARINVLESAETKAGSPT from the coding sequence ATGAACGCGACGCAATGGATGGAAGACCTGCAGAAGAATATTTCCGACCTCATCGCCCGCAGCCCGGCCGCGGACATTGAACGCAATGTGCGGGCCATGTTGACGCAGGGCTTTTCGCGCCTGGACCTGGTGACCCGCGAGGAGTTCGATGTGCAGGCCGAACTGCTGGCGCGCACCATCGCGCGGGCCGACCAGCTGGCCAGCCAGCTGACCCAACTCGAGGCGCGCATCAACGTGCTGGAGTCCGCGGAAACCAAGGCTGGCTCCCCAACCTGA
- a CDS encoding P-II family nitrogen regulator, which yields MKLIIAIIKPFKLDEVRVALSGIGVQGLTVTEVKGFGRQKGHTELYRGAEYAVDFLPKLRVEAAVPDNLVEQAIETIEQAARTGKIGDGKIFVAPLEQVIRIRTGEAGEAAL from the coding sequence ATGAAACTCATCATCGCCATCATCAAGCCATTCAAGCTCGACGAGGTGCGGGTGGCTCTGTCCGGAATCGGCGTCCAAGGACTCACCGTTACGGAGGTCAAGGGATTCGGACGGCAGAAAGGCCATACCGAACTCTATCGCGGCGCTGAATATGCCGTGGACTTCCTGCCCAAGCTGCGCGTGGAAGCCGCGGTGCCGGACAACCTGGTCGAACAAGCCATCGAGACCATCGAACAGGCCGCCCGTACGGGAAAGATCGGCGACGGCAAGATCTTCGTCGCCCCGCTCGAACAAGTCATTCGCATCCGCACGGGCGAAGCTGGTGAAGCGGCACTGTAA